The Numida meleagris isolate 19003 breed g44 Domestic line chromosome 20, NumMel1.0, whole genome shotgun sequence genome has a window encoding:
- the SPEN gene encoding msx2-interacting protein isoform X5, with translation MGDRDLRTDYNEPGTIPSAARGLDDTVSIASRSREVSGFRGGGGGPTYGPPPSLHAREGRYERRLDGASDNRERAYEHSAYGHHERGTGGFDRTRHYDQDYYRDPRERTLQHGLYYTSRSRSPNRFDAHDPRYEPRAREQFTLPSVVHRDIYRDDITREVRGRRPERNYQHSRSRSPHSSQSRTQSPQRLASQASRPTRSPSGSGSRSRSSSSDSISSSSSTSSDSSDSSSSSSDESPARSVQSTAVPAPASQLLPSLEKDEPRKSFGIKVQNLPVRSTDTSLKDGLFHEFKKYGKVTSVQIHGASEERYGLVFFRQQEDQEKALNASKGKLFFGMQIEVTAWIGPETESENEFRPLDERIDEFHPKATRTLFIGNLEKTTTYHDLRNIFQRFGGIVDIDIKKVNGVPQYAFLQYCDIASVCKAIKKMDGEYLGNNRLKLGFGKSMPTNCVWLDGLSTNVTDQYLTRHFCRYGPVVKVVFDRLKGMALVLYNEIEYAQAAVKETKGRKIGGNKIKVDFANRESQLAFYHSMEKTGQDIRDFYEMLAERSRDERRGSYEYAPDRTYYETVRTPGTYPEDPRREYPARGREFYAEWDPYQGDYYDPRYYDDPREYRDYRGDPYEQDIREYSYRQRERERERERFESDRDRDHERRPIERSQSPTHSRRPQSPGASPSQSERLQSDSERRIYSRSSDRSGSCSSLSPPRYDKLDKARVERYAKNEKTEKERAFDQERADKDKRLVRKEKPEKLEKEKTDKQKRKAKIHSPSSQSSETDQENEREPSPEKLKGNSKQSKERGDKEGTAKNRLELMPCVVLTRVKEKEGKVIDQPTLEKLRAKLDNDTMKSPLLEQKTQTSQAEQTKSDQSKLEPVRTKVQKEKALASHIEVVDKEGKVKPKKHLKTEQTSEGANAVDLDKLEARKRRFADANLKLDRQKLEAKRSSQDEEDARVALKKQLDATTSSREGTMLREGELERKPLRKEMLKRESKKMRLERLIPGTSPKEIQETLNVGGIGMRPTLDLQARLIEAADEAVEVQELPSKKLNPVKSQHKQAQLLDDHGTEREDAKKNYSGLPEDTSDHKLGQEKPQPTETEEKIGIDIDHTQSYRKQMEQSRRLKQQLEMEIAKSEKFGSPKKDVDEYERRSLVHEVGKPPQDVTDDSPPSKRKKADQFDFEISTKRERNYRSSRQVSEDSERTSCSPSIRQFPFHEDDDTLDSPRLMPLKETKESPKIEEKGLSYSNMTVREDSLKFNPYDSSRREQMAEMAKIKLSVLSSEDDSSRWETQVKQEPGRVDISFPSSIVKRDGIRKRSVRDLEPGEVPSDSDDDSENKPHSPKASSLLEGSRLSFLLRDREEKLREREERLSSSLERNKFYSFALDKTITPDTKALLERAKSLSSSREENWSFLDWDSRFASFRNNKDKEKVDSAPRPIPSWYMKKKKIRTDSEGGKLDDKKEDHKEEEQERQELFASRFLHSSIFEQDSKRLQHLERKDDDLDFISGRLYGRQSSSDGTNSAADLVQEPVVLFHSRFIELTRMQQKEKEKDQKPKEVEKQEDKENRPKTPETVPDSKEPEHKTSSVAGPSSVAALPQEPTPVASEKVAEKIVVETTSVKEEKPSEPVSAAEEQKPFPELAAPVKVEPPEQTEPPPVSEASKDVPTAAAPEEDAVATEHPSYLDTKPPTPGASFSQVDMGVDPEPESAQLIPPPPKQGQKSDEAAEPKEENPLPPASADAGASQKAEAAAEVLPPVSDNDMEVEPPVVVKDKKSYKSKRSKTPVQSAAASVTEKPVTRKSERIDREKLKRSSSPRGEVQKLSELKVEAEKVSRNAAKSPSSAAEPENVEPSLPIGRTRRRNVRSVYATTGDNEGPSPVKDFVEVTRSTRKRGEKEPQEMVTTVPTTPRRGRPPKTRRKPEEDISPIKTEPVQQEAEEAEAKEATEAPKPAEGWRSPRSQKLTHSHSSAATGQQGKKGKNEPKADTSAESEDAAERSGQESSVSDNSNKAKATEKELAASEQKRDRKEVDAEKNQLEISAAEMTEKKPVPEKVTKSKRGRYKNTKTVVDKASVCLKNVEIRLNVDEVKGALRPAEEEAEPMAASPAKIKSPQKEDILPPHFGKNEVEDSFQETEKEVMREPKQSPEAAQLAKQIELEQAVEHIAKLTETPPSMTAYKEPTADVHEVRQEEEGDKPAHQASETELAAAIGSIINDISGETESFPAPPTYPTESEAEIPPEPLVLPSPREEMEPETDQAVNNILEAEAAVEAPVQPVASSAPLAVETESKDTEVSFSESSNSAQETETLQEAEVARKEKGRQKATRQRRKRSTGRKGDVAEVNAYEPERVQSRSPPASEVKAKPEEALKEEKQPKAATQVSVEPSAADSSKAASADVIVDAPEAAAESSASPKAPAPSPLDLPAPPPSTDEGSQSSFKIRSPMENTPITPPSVPSAAVPTIPSAAVAKLPAPVPAAIVPLHSGAAKVPEWIVRHEEPRARSTPPPALPPDTKASDIDTNSSTLRKILMEPKYVSATSITSTHVTTTHVEPVSAPRLEEAPLHPVIEAIKPVSEEKPAVPITNALDPPVAEAPVFSEKEKISTVIAPKATSVISRMPHSVDLEEAPRITLVKQAPQTPTCLVNAPSPKFKQRSSTNDNSRFHPGSMSIIEDRPVETGSSPGLRVNTSEGVVLLSYSGQKTEGPQRISAKISQIPPASAVDIEFQQSVSKSQIKQEPITPSQPTPKGSQSSAGYGTVSTHSPLVLGTQPYNMSPVISSVKQERVTLEKSDSAHLAAQPPASQPGKVLTQTVNTPPVLVVNKKLPDPAALKVETKTLQPSNLSPGVSPHHPSLSGKMHSEANHVSSGPSTPTDRAISHLAVTKQEPHSPRTSGHSPSPFPRTCHPGSTSSPALSSSTPVMLAPGIPVPQYISSMHPEQSVIMPPHSVTQTVSLGHLSQGEVRMNTPPLSGISYSIRPEALHSPRAALQPQIEIKPQRSSTPQPAPIRDIVMPPLSSQHPPEEEMHYHHTTVCRGPAPVQPDVLVMQPDYRMHPTSIRLEQYNVPRDVRMIMHPHMAAVGEHHSEGRQSRTPEGAGKTPPVSKTPQPGKETPKSSEGKMAHSPHSEPRLLSVPSSSQLPGLPLSQPVVVPHGVQIMHPTGSSFHDYRSVYGDMRNYHTAAQLGHPQFPGASPIGLPSRSMTPSQGLPEGEHSHPSQPGRSKTPQISQDPKGPPASGPEQSHHPTVNRHAAQIDPHVHLQRAQADTGQTSYPSPVAISMKQELPSPHQAQAVPKQSLFIPTTSGPGLPLNRPEPQAALKQEPSPHAVSQRPVDMVQLLTKYPIVWQGLLALKNDTAAVQLHFVSGNNVLAHRSLPAPEGGPPLRIAQRMRLEASQLEGVARRMMVESDYCLLLALPCGRDQEDVVNQTESLKAAFISYLQAKQAAGIINVPNPGSNQPAYVLQIFPPCEFSESHLSRLAPDLLASISNISPHLMIVIASV, from the exons GGCTTCAGATAACAGGGAGCGTGCTTATGAACATAGTGCCTATGGACACCATGAACGGGGGACGGGAGGATTTGATCGGACAAGACATTACGATCAGGATTACTATAGAGATCCTCGGGAGCGGACTTTACAACATGGGCTCTATTATACTTCTCGGAGTCGAAGTCCAAACCGTTTTGATGCTCACGACCCCCGTTACGAACCTAGGGCCCGGGAACAGTTTACATTGCCCAGTGTGGTACACAGGGATATCTACAGGGATGATATTACACGGGAGGTACGAGGCAGAAGGCCAGAACGGAATTaccagcacagcaggagccGCTCGCCGCATTCATCCCAGTCCCGGACCCAGTCCCCGCAGCGGCTGGCCAGCCAGGCCTCCAGGCCCACGCGCTCCCCCAGCGGCAGCGGCTCCAGGAGTCGGTCTTCCAGCAGCGactccatcagcagcagcagcagtaccaGCAGTGACAG CAGTGACTCCAGCAGCAGTTCCAGCGACGAGTCGCCGGCGCGCTCCGTGCAGTCGACAGCGGTCCCCGCGCCCGCGTCCCAGCTGCTTCCATCTCTGGAGAAGGATGAACCCAGAAAAAGTTTTGGGATCAAGGTCCAAAATCTTCCAGTGCGCTCGACAG ATACAAGCCTTAAAGATGGACTTTTCCACGAATTCAAGAAGTATGGGAAGGTGACGTCGGTGCAGATTCATGGGGCCTCTGAGGAACGGTATGGACTGGTGTTCTTCCGACAGCAGGAGGACCAGGAAAAAGCACTAAATGCCTCcaaaggaaagcttttctttggcATGCAGATTGAAGTGACAGCCTGGATAGGACCAG AAACAGAAAGCGAGAATGAATTTCGTCCCCTGGATGAGAGGATAGATGAGTTTCACCCCAAAGCAACGAGGACTCTCTTCATTGGCAACCTGGAGAAGACGACCACCTATCATGACCTTCGCAACATCTTTCAGCGCTTCGGTGGCATAGTG gataTCGACATTAAGAAAGTGAATGGTGTTCCTCAGTATGCATTCCTGCAATACTGTGATATTGCAAGCGTGTGTAAAGCAATTAAGAAGATGGACGGGGAATATCTCGGAAACAACCGGCTCAAG CTGGGTTTTGGAAAGAGCATGCCTACAAACTGCGTGTGGTTAGATGGTCTTTCTACAAACGTTACGGATCAGTATTTAACTCGACATTTCTGCCGATACGGGCCTGTGGTGAAG gtGGTGTTTGACCGCTTAAAAGGCATGGCCCTGGTTCTCTACAATGAGATTGAATATGCACAAGCAGCTGTAAAAGAGACCAAGGGGAGGAAAATCGGTGGGAATAAAATTAAG gtggATTTTGCAAATCGAGAAAGTCAGTTGGCATTTTATCATTCCATGGAGAAAACTGGTCAAGATATCAGAGACTTCTATGAAATGCTGGCAGAAAGAAG cagGGATGAAAGAAGAGGATCTTACGAATACGCCCCTGATCGTACTTACTATGAGACTGTTAGGACTCCCGGGACCTATCCTGAAGATCCTCGTCGAGAATACCCAGCTCGAGGCAGAGAATTTTATGCAGAATGGGATCCTTACCAAGGAGACTACTACGACCCACGCTACTACGATGACCCACGCGAGTACCGGGATTACAGAGGTGATCCGTATGAGCAAGACATAAGGGAGTACAGCTACAGGCAAcgggagagagagagggagagggaacGGTTTGAATCCGATCGCGACAGAGATCACGAGAGGAGACCGATTGAACGTAGCCAGAGCCCCACGCACTCCAGGCGTCCGCAGAGTCCTGGGGCATCTCCCTCGCAATCGGAAAGGCTGCAGAGTGATTCAGAGAGGAGGATCTACAGCAGGTCATCGGATCGCAGTGGAAGTTGCAGCTCTCTGTCTCCTCCGCGATACGACAAGCTCGACAAAGCCCGTGTAGAACGTTACGCAAAAAAcgagaaaacagagaaggagcGAGCTTTCGACCAGGAGAGAGCTGACAAAGACAAACGCCTGGTGAGGAAGGAGAAGCCGGAAAAactagaaaaggagaaaacagataaGCAAAAACGAAAAGCAAAAATCCATTCACCCAGCTCCCAGTCTTCTGAAACTGATCAAGAGAATGAGAGAGAGCCCAGCCCTGAAAAATTAAAGGGCAATAGTAAACAGAGTAAAGAGAGAGGTGACAAAGAAGGGACAGCTAAGAACCGTCTAGAGCTAATGCCTTGTGTAGTGCTGACGCgagtaaaagaaaaggaagggaaagttATTGATCAGCCTACTTTGGAGAAACTGAGAGCAAAGCTTGATAATGACACTATGAAGTCCCCTCTTCTTgaacaaaaaacacagacatCTCAAGCTGAGCAAACAAAGTCTGATCAGTCTAAACTGGAACCTGTCAGAACCAAGgtacaaaaagagaaagcccTTGCCAGCCACATAGAAGTGGTTGATAAAGAGGGAAAAGTGAAACCCAAAAAGCACTTGAAGACAGAGCAGACTTCTGAGGGGGCAAATGCAGTAGATTTAGACAAGCTGGAGGCTCGTAAAAGACGTTTTGCTGATGCAAATCTGAAGCTTGACAGGCAAAAACTGGAAGCAAAAAGAAGCAGCCAGGATGAGGAAGATGCACGTGTAGCTTTGAAAAAACAACTTGATGCAACAACTTCATCTAGAGAAGGTACAATGTTAAGGGAAGGAGAATTGGAGAGAAAGCCCCTGAGGAAGGAGATGCTTAAAAGGGAATCTAAAAAAATGAGACTGGAAAGACTCATTCCTGGTACTAGTCCCAAAGAAATTCAGGAGACTCTTAATGTTGGCGGGATTGGCATGCGTCCCACTCTAGATTTGCAGGCAAGGCTAATTGAGGCAGCTGATGAGGCAGTGGAAGTTCAAGAGCTCCCTTCTAAAAAATTGAATCCGGTAAAGTCCCAGCATAAACAAGCACAGTTACTAGATGATCATGGAACAGAGAGAGAAGACGCAAAGAAGAATTACTCTGGTCTTCCAGAAGACACGTCTGACCATAAGCTTGGCCAAGAGAAACCTCAGCCAActgaaacagaggagaaaattgGCATTGACATTGACCACACGCAAAGTTACAGGAAGCAAATGGAGCAAAGTCGCAGGTtaaaacagcagctggaaatggAGATTGCAAAGTCTGAGAAGTTTGGCAGTCCGAAGAAAGATGTAGATGAGTATGAAAGACGGAGCTTGGTCCATGAGGTGGGAAAACCTCCGCAAGATGTCACCGATGACTCTCCAccaagtaaaaggaaaaaggccGACCAGTTTGACTTTGAAATTAGcactaaaagagaaagaaactacAGAAGTTCCCGTCAGGTGAGTGAAGACTCTGAAAGGACATCGTGTTCGCCTAGTATCAGGCAATTCCCTTTCCATGAAGATGATGACACGCTAGATTCTCCAAGGCTCATGCCATTAAAGGAAACCAAAGAGTCAcctaaaatagaagaaaaaggtCTTTCCTATTCCAATATGACAGTGAGGGAGGACTCCCTGAAATTCAATCCTTACGATTCCAGCAGAAGGGAGCAGATGGCAGAAATGgctaaaataaaactgtctGTCCTGAGCTCTGAAGATGACTCAAGTAGATGGGAAACACAAGTGAAGCAGGAGCCTGGAAGAGTTGATATTAGCTTTCCTAGCAGCATTGTCAAAAGAGATGGCATACGTAAGCGGTCTGTACGAGACCTGGAACCCGGGGAGGTGCCTTCAGATTCGGATGATGACAGTGAAAACAAACCCCATTCTCCAAAAGCCTCGTCTTTGTTAGAGGGTTCCAGGTTATCTTTTTTATTGAGGGACAGAGAAGAGAAGTTACGCGAAAGGGAGGAAAGACTGTCGAGTTCcttagaaagaaacaaattttattctttcGCACTGGACAAGACAATCACACCAGACACAAAGGCCTTGCTTGAAAGAGCTAAATCCCTGTCTtcctccagagaagaaaactggtCCTTTCTAGACTGGGATTCAAGATTTGCTagttttagaaataataaagaCAAAGAGAAAGTGGACTCAGCTCCTAGACCTATTCCGTCTTGgtatatgaaaaagaaaaaaatcaggactgATTCAGAAGGTGGAAAACTGGATGATAAGAAAGAAGATCATAAAGAAGAAGAACAGGAGAGGCAGGAACTGTTCGCTTCTCGTTTCTTGCATAGTTCAATCTTTGAACAGGACTCCAAGCGCCTGCAGCATTTGGAGAGAAAAGATGATGATCTTGACTTCATTTCTGGTAGATTGTATGGGAGACAGTCTTCCTCCGATGGGACTAACAGTGCAGCTGACTTGGTGCAAGAACCAGTTGTGCTTTTCCACAGTAGATTTATTGAACTAACACGaatgcagcaaaaagaaaaagagaaagatcagaaaccaaaagaagtggaaaaacaggaagataAAGAGAATCGGCCCAAAACACCAGAAACGGTTCCTGATAGTAAAGAACCAGAACATAAAACGTCCTCGGTAGCCGGTCCCTCCTCTGTCGCTGCCCTACCCCAGGAACCAACACCAGTTGCTTCTGAGAAGGTCGCAGAAAAAATAGTCGTGGAAACAACttctgtaaaagaagaaaaaccatcTGAgcctgtttctgcagcagaggaacaAAAACCTTTCCCTGAACTTGCTGCTCCTGTCAAAGTGGAACCACCTGAGCAAACGGAACCCCCACCAGTCAGTGAAGCCAGTAAAGACGTTCCTACAGCCGCAGCACCGGAGGAAGATGCAGTGGCAACAGAACATCCTTCATACTTGGATACCAAACCTCCTACTCCCGGAGCTTCGTTTTCCCAAGTGGACATGGGCGTAGATCCAGAACCTGAGAGTGCCCAGTTGATTCCGCCTCCACCGAAGCAAGGCCAGAAGTCTGATGAGGCTGCTGAACCGAAGGAGGAAAatcctctgcctcctgccagcGCTGACGCTGGTGCAAGTCAAAAGGCTGAGGCAGCTGCCGAGGTCCTGCCTCCTGTTTCTGACAACGATATGGAAGTTGAACCTCCGGTTGttgtaaaagataaaaaatcTTACAAGAGTAAACGTTCCAAGACCCCTGTACAGTCAGCGGCAGCTAGCGTCACGGAAAAGCCCGTCACGAGGAAGAGCGAAAGAATTGACCGTGAAAAACTCAAAAGGTCGAGCTCTCCTCGAGGGGAAGTGCAGAAACTTTCTGAATTGAAAGTGGAGGCAGAGAAAGTTTCGAGGAATGCTGCTAAGTCCCCTAGTTCTGCCGCGGAGCCAGAAAACGTGGAGCCAAGCTTGCCCATAGGCCGAACGAGGCGCAGAAATGTCCGGTCAGTCTATGCTACCACAGGAGACAACGAGGGCCCATCTCCTGTGAAGGACTTTGTGGAGGTCACTAGATCCACcaggaagagaggggaaaaagaaccGCAGGAAATGGTGACCACTGTCCCTACGACACCCAGAAGAGGAAGACCTCCCAAAACCCGCCGTAAGCCAGAGGAGGACATCTCTCCTATAAAGACAGAACCGGTACAACAAGAAGCGGAGGAGGCTGAAGCTAAGGAAGCCACCGAAGCTCCCAAGCCTGCGGAGGGATGGAGGTCACCTCGGTCCCAGAAGCTGACACACAGTCACTCATCTGCTGCTACGGGTCAgcaggggaagaaagggaagaacgAACCAAAAGCTGATACCTCGGCTGAATCTGAGGATGCTGCTGAAAGAAGCGGTCAGGAATCAAGTGTTAGCGACAACAGCAATAAAGCAAAAGCAACTGAGAAAGAGCTGGCAGCAAGCGAACAGAAACGTGATAGGAAAGAAGTGGATGCAGAGAAAAACCAGCTGGAAATCTCCGCCGCTGAGATGACTGAGAAGAAGCCGGTGCCAGAAAAGGTTACGAAATCCAAAAGGGGAAGGTACAAAAATACCAAAACTGTTGTAGATAAAGCGTCAGTGTGTCtcaaaaatgtagaaatacGCCTCAATGTCGATGAAGTCAAGGGTGCCTTGAGGCCAGCTGAGGAAGAAGCGGAGCCCATGGCGGCATCACCAGCAAAAATCAAAAGCCCACAGAAAGAGGACATCTTGCCACCCCACTTTGGTAAGAATGAGGTCGAAGATTCATtccaggaaacagaaaaagaggtgATGCGGGAGCCGAAGCAATCCCCTGAGGCTGCCCAATTAGCAAAACAGATTGAGCTCGAGCAGGCTGTGGAGCATATTGCAAAACTCACCGAGACGCCTCCGTCGATGACTGCCTACAAGGAGCCGACAGCGGATGTGCATGAGGTTcgtcaggaggaggaaggagacaaACCCGCCCATCAGGCCAGCGagacagagctggcagcagctaTCGGATCCATCATCAATGATATTTCTGGGGAGACGGAAAGCTTTCCTGCACCCCCAACCTATCCCACTGAATCGGAAGCGGAAATCCCGCCTGAGCCCCTGGTGTTACCGTCACCTCGGGAGGAAATGGAACCCGAAACTGATCAGGCAGTGAACAACATCCTCGAGGCAGAAGCTGCTGTTGAGGCCCCGGTGCAGCCGGttgccagctctgccccactggCGGTGGAGACGGAGAGCAAGGACACGGAGGTCAGCTTCAGCGAGTCGTCCAACTCCGCGCAGGAGACGGAGACCCTGCAGGAGGCTGAAGTTGCACGGAAGGAAAAGGGCCGTCAGAAGGCCACACGGCAGAGGCGCAAGAGGAGCACGGGCAGGAAGGGCGACGTCGCCGAAGTCAATGCCTATGAGCCAGAGAGGGTACAGAGCAGGTCTCCTCCTGCCAGCGAGGTAAAGGCGAAACCCGAGGAAGCcctgaaggaggaaaagcaacCTAAAGCTGCCACTCAGGTGTCTGTGGAGCCAAGCGCTGCCGACAGCAGCAAGGCTGCATCTGCAGACGTCATTGTGGATGCGCCCGAAGCCGCTGCTGAGAGCAGTGCCTCTCCCAAAGCCCCCGCAccctctcctctggacctgccGGCCCCGCCGCCTTCTACCGACGAGGGGAGTCAGAGCAGCTTCAAGATACGGTCACCCATGGAGAACACACCCATCACGCCACCCAGCGTCCCCAGCGCTGCCGTTCCCACCATTCCTTCGGCAGCCGTGGCCAAGCTGCCCGCCCCGGTGCCTGCCGCCATCGTCCCCCTTCACTCCGGCGCTGCCAAGGTGCCCGAGTGGATCGTAAGGCACGAGGAGCCCCGCGCCCGCTCCACGCCACCACCCGCTCTCCCCCCTGACACAAAGGCCTCGGACATCGACACCAATTCGAGCACTTTGAGGAAGATACTGATGGAACCCAAGTACGTCTCGGCCACGAGCATAACCTCCACGCACGTGACGACGACGCACGTGGAGCCGGTGAGCGCGCCCCGCTTGGAGGAGGCCCCTCTGCACCCTGTCATAGAGGCCATCAAACCCGTGTCGGAGGAGAAGCCGGCCGTGCCCATCACGAACGCTCTGGACCCACCGGTGGCTGAAGCGCCGGTTTTCAGCGAGAAGGAAAAGATCAGTACTGTGATCGCCCCCAAAGCCACTTCGGTCATAAGCAGGATGCCCCACAGCGTCGACCTGGAGGAGGCTCCGAGGATCACCTTGGTGAAGCAAGCCCCCCAGACCCCGACGTGTCTCGTGAATGCCCCCTCGCCGAAATTTAAGCAGAGGTCAAGCACGAACGACAACAGTCGGTTTCACCCAGGATCCATGTCCATCATTGAGGATCGGCCCGTAGAGACGGGCTCCAGCCCCGGGCTGCGGGTGAACACGTCGGAAGGCGTTGTGCTGCTGAGTTACTCGGGGCAGAAGACGGAAGGCCCGCAGCGAATTAGCGCGAAGATCAGTCAGATTCCCCCGGCCAGCGCCGTCGACATTGAATTCCAGCAGTCTGTATCCAAGTCTCAGATCAAGCAGGAACCTATCACACCGTCGCAGCCGACGCCGAAGGGCTCTCAGAGCTCCGCGGGCTACGGGACTGTTTCCACCCATTCTCCTTTGGTGCTGGGAACGCAGCCCTACAATATGTCTCCCGTGATCTCCTCTGTCAAACAGGAGCGCGTGACGTTGGAGAAGTCTGACTCGGCCCACCTGGCTGCCCAGCCTCCGGCCTCGCAGCCCGGCAAGGTTCTCACGCAGACTGTCAACACTCCTCCCGTGCTTGTTGTCAACAAAAAACTGCCCGATCCGGCGGCTCTGAAAGTGGAGACCAAGACTCTGCAGCCCTCCAACCTGAGCCCTGGGGTCAGCCCTCACCACCCTTCCCTCTCCGGGAAGATGCATTCGGAAGCAAACCACGTCAGCTCGGGGCCCAGCACCCCAACCGATCGGGCTATTTCCCACCTGGCGGTCACCAAACAGGAGCCGCACTCGCCGCGGACCAGCGGGCACTCGCCGTCACCATTCCCACGCACTTGCCATCCCGGCAGCACGTCATCCCCGGCTCTGTCAAGCAGCACCCCGGTCATGCTGGCACCGGGGATCCCCGTGCCTCAGTACATCTCCAGCATGCACCCGGAGCAATCCGTCATCATGCCCCCGCACAGCGTCACGCAGACCGTGTCCCTGGGCCACCTGTCCCAAGGGGAGGTGAGGATGAACACCCCTCCTCTCTCCGGAATTTCGTACAGCATACGCCCCGAAGCGCTCCACTCCCCCCGAGCCGCTCTGCAACCTCAGATCGAAATTAAACCTCAGCGATCCAGCACGCCCCAACCGGCTCCGATACGAGACATCGTCATGCCCCCTCTGTCCTCTCAGCATCCCCCCGAAGAGGAGATGCACTACCACCACACCACGGTGTGCAGGGGGCCGGCCCCCGTCCAGCCCGACGTGCTGGTGATGCAGCCGGATTACCGCATGCACCCCACCAGCATCAGGCTGGAGCAGTACAACGTGCCGCGGGACGTGCGGATGATCATGCATCCCCACATGGCCGCGGTGGGCGAGCACCACTCGGAAGGCAGACAGTCCCGGACGCCGGAGGGAGCCGGGAAAACGCCGCCTGTGAGCAAGACCCCGCAGCCTGGCAAAGAGACGCCGAAATCCTCCGAAGGCAAGATGGCCCACTCTCCTCACAGCGAGCCCCGGCTGCTCAGCGTCCCttccagcagccagctccctggCTTGCCGCTGTCGCAGCCGGTGGTGGTGCCGCACGGCGTGCAGATCATGCACCCCACGGGCAGCTCCTTCCACGACTACCGCTCGGTGTACGGCGACATGAGGAATTACCACACCGCGGCGCAGCTGGGACACCCGCAGTTCCCGGGCGCGTCGCCCATCGGGCTGCCTTCCCGGAGCATGACCCCGTCGCAG GGTCTCCCAGAGGGTGAACACTCGCACCCCAGCCAGCCCGGACGCAGCAAGACTCCCCAGATCTCCCAGGATCCCAAGGGCCCGCCAGCGTCGGGGCCTGAACAGAGTCACCACCCCACTGTAAATAGGCATGCAGCACAGATAGACCCTCACGTCCACCTGCAGAGGGCACAAGCAGACACGGGCCAGACCTCCTACCCCTCGCCTGTTGCCATCTCGATGAAACAGGAGCTGCCGTCGCCGCACCAAGCTCAGGCAGTTCCCAAGCAGTCACTGTTCATCCCAACGACGtcggggccggggctgccccTCAACCGCCCCGAGCCCCAGGCCGCTCTGAAACAAGAGCCGTCTCCTCACGCTGTGTCGCAGAGACCTGTGGATATGGTTCAGCTTCTCACG AAATACCCCATCGTGTGGCAGGGCCTCTTGGCTCTAAAAAACGACACGGCCGCCGTTCAGCTTCACTTTGTCTCTGGAAACAACGTGCTGGCACACCGCTCCCTGCCCGCCCCCGAGGGAGGGCCCCCGCTGCGCATCGCTCAGCGCATGCGGCTCGAGGCCTCGCAGCTGGAGGGCGTTGCACGCAGGATGATG gtgGAGAGCGATTACTGCCTGCTCCTGGCCTTGCCTTGTGGACGAGACCAGGAAGATGTGGTGAATCAGACTGAGTCACTGAAGGCTGCGTTCATCAGCTACCTGCAGGCCAAACAAGCTGCAGGAATCATCAACGTTCCCAACCCTGGCTCTAATCAG CCTGCCTACGTTCTGCAGATCTTCCCACCCTGTGAGTTCTCAGAGAGCCACCTGTCCCGCCTGGCCCCCGACCTCCTCGCCAGCATCTCCAACATCTCTCCTCACCTGATGATCGTCATCGCGTCCGTATGA